A genomic region of Anaerolineales bacterium contains the following coding sequences:
- a CDS encoding ParA family protein: MTIPYSPCFHNQKYILLCWRKTLTGFRWLKENMIVAVATQKGGTGKTTTSISLAAGLARLHNKKILLIDIDSQANTSKVLVPDYRSLPKEQTICATLLDRAPLPVLQSAVPGLDVVASHILLSNADVELTTAKDHREARLRDRLEPIRSQYDHIFIDCPPALGWLTINAFTAADSVLVVVEPGYFELDSIVQLNKTLAEVREFYHPSLHILGYLFTKSDPTVNSRESLKLLRQAYTDKVCRTVIPRNVSLKDAIFNKKDIFEFEPTSKAALAYQKLIEELFI; the protein is encoded by the coding sequence TTGACAATCCCCTATTCGCCATGCTTTCATAATCAAAAGTACATATTGCTCTGTTGGCGGAAAACCCTTACCGGCTTTCGCTGGCTGAAAGAAAATATGATCGTTGCAGTTGCCACCCAAAAAGGTGGCACCGGAAAAACCACTACCTCGATTTCTTTAGCTGCTGGACTTGCCAGGCTCCACAATAAGAAAATCCTTTTGATTGATATAGACAGCCAGGCTAACACGAGCAAAGTGTTAGTACCTGACTACCGTTCGCTTCCCAAAGAACAAACTATTTGCGCTACTCTGCTTGATCGTGCGCCGTTGCCAGTCTTACAGTCAGCCGTGCCAGGCCTGGATGTCGTCGCCTCGCACATCCTATTGTCCAATGCAGACGTTGAACTAACGACTGCTAAGGATCACCGAGAAGCACGCTTGCGAGACCGTTTAGAGCCAATCAGAAGCCAATACGACCACATTTTTATCGACTGTCCCCCTGCGCTTGGTTGGCTGACTATCAATGCCTTTACCGCGGCCGACAGCGTGCTGGTTGTCGTCGAACCTGGCTATTTCGAGTTAGACAGCATTGTGCAACTGAATAAGACCCTGGCTGAGGTACGTGAGTTCTATCACCCCAGCCTGCATATCTTGGGCTACTTGTTTACCAAATCAGATCCAACCGTTAACAGCCGCGAGAGCCTCAAGCTCTTGCGCCAGGCATATACCGACAAAGTTTGCCGCACCGTCATTCCCCGCAATGTTTCCCTCAAGGATGCGATCTTCAACAAGAAAGATATTTTCGAATTTGAGCCAACATCAAAAGCTGCCCTCGCCTATCAGAAACTTATCGAGGAACTCTTTATATGA
- a CDS encoding Fic family protein → MPYRFQFTTSIVRNLQVIESARERLRHVVLPPALAEQLRTQAQLRATHYSTRIEGNRLTLKETEQVIQQGKLFPGRERDVKEVERYYLALQQMEKWVEKGQGITEERLRKLHAQIMKGGRARPSAYRDGQNVIRETDGQIVYLPPEAKDVPKLIKELLDWINNSVKEVPVPVVAGIAHYQFETIHPFYDGNGRTGRLLTTWILYLGGYDLGKFYSLEEFYAQDLDGYYQALVTHPNHNYYEGRNKADITPWLEYFLKGMAGVFEKVAGVILTQASGKVTAEQRFLHDLDHRARRVLGLFAQQDLIQSSQVARLLGVSDRQARVLMSTWVNDGWLDVADPSRKARKYRLAKKYKGLLE, encoded by the coding sequence ATGCCTTATCGTTTTCAATTCACCACATCCATAGTTCGGAATTTGCAAGTGATTGAAAGCGCGCGGGAACGATTGCGGCATGTAGTGCTGCCCCCGGCTTTAGCGGAGCAACTACGAACCCAAGCACAGTTACGGGCGACTCATTATTCGACCCGCATTGAAGGCAATCGCTTAACCCTCAAAGAGACAGAGCAAGTTATCCAGCAGGGAAAACTTTTTCCTGGGCGAGAACGCGATGTCAAAGAAGTTGAGCGCTATTACCTTGCTTTGCAGCAAATGGAGAAATGGGTGGAGAAGGGGCAGGGAATCACCGAGGAAAGATTGCGCAAGCTTCATGCACAAATCATGAAGGGTGGGCGAGCGCGCCCTTCGGCTTACAGAGACGGGCAGAACGTCATTCGAGAGACCGACGGGCAAATCGTGTACCTGCCACCAGAAGCCAAAGATGTTCCCAAGCTTATTAAAGAACTATTGGATTGGATCAATAATTCCGTAAAAGAGGTGCCGGTACCTGTGGTTGCCGGAATTGCCCACTACCAATTTGAAACCATCCATCCGTTTTACGATGGCAATGGGCGAACAGGTCGCTTGCTGACCACTTGGATTTTGTATCTGGGAGGTTATGACCTAGGCAAGTTCTATTCTTTGGAAGAGTTTTACGCCCAGGACTTAGATGGGTATTACCAAGCCTTAGTCACACATCCTAATCACAATTATTACGAAGGGCGAAATAAAGCGGACATCACTCCCTGGCTGGAGTACTTTCTAAAAGGCATGGCTGGCGTGTTTGAAAAGGTAGCAGGTGTGATCCTAACTCAGGCCAGTGGCAAAGTTACAGCCGAGCAAAGATTTCTTCATGACCTCGACCACCGTGCTCGTAGAGTTTTGGGTCTTTTTGCTCAGCAAGATCTGATTCAGTCATCCCAAGTAGCAAGGCTCTTGGGTGTATCTGACCGGCAAGCCAGAGTCTTGATGTCAACCTGGGTAAATGATGGATGGCTAGATGTGGCTGACCCGTCGCGAAAAGCGCGAAAGTATCGGTTAGCAAAAAAGTATAAGGGGTTGCTTGAATAG
- a CDS encoding DUF2958 domain-containing protein: MSEETAKPFGKDLLDQASREKLPPLNSNEELGLMAQALVKFFTPDSNWTWYASEFDGDDTFFGLVAGLDVELGYFLLSELQSVRGPLGLPVERDIHYQPKTLKDLLAHHGKHFEDE, encoded by the coding sequence ATGTCAGAAGAAACGGCAAAACCGTTTGGCAAAGACCTACTCGATCAAGCTAGCCGCGAAAAATTGCCTCCCTTGAACAGCAATGAGGAATTGGGATTGATGGCTCAAGCCTTGGTCAAATTCTTTACACCTGATAGCAACTGGACGTGGTACGCCAGTGAATTTGACGGCGATGACACTTTCTTTGGGCTGGTGGCAGGACTGGATGTTGAGCTTGGGTATTTCCTGCTTTCAGAACTTCAATCCGTGCGCGGGCCGCTTGGATTGCCGGTGGAGCGAGATATTCACTATCAACCAAAAACACTCAAAGACTTATTAGCGCATCACGGGAAACATTTTGAGGATGAATAG